Proteins encoded by one window of Anaerosalibacter sp. Marseille-P3206:
- a CDS encoding FAD-dependent oxidoreductase → MSKKILIIGGVAGGASAATRVRRLDEDCDIIMFERGPHVSFSNCALPFYLSGMIENQEDLVLMQPGEFYKKFRIDARVNSEVIDINRENKEVKVRNVLTGEEYIEKYDKLIMSPGANPIVPAFEGMEDVHVFTIRNVVDIEKLKGFIKEKDAKDITVIGGGFIGIEAAENLRLAGYNVTIVEAMNQIMRPFDYDMVQILHKEIYDHGINLVLGDKVERFEKNTVVLESGKKIETDAVVMAIGVTPETTLAKKAGLEIGTTGAIKVNQNFRTSDPDIYAVGDAIEVYNRLLHTHSKLSLAGPAQKQARAAADHIYGRPVNNTGVIGSSVIKVFDYNGASTGLTEGLIKATNMQVEYDSVTIIPFDKVGIMPDSEPMHFKLIFEVPTGRILGAQAIGKGNVDKRIDVIATLIKFNGTLEDLKDLELCYAPPFGTARDVVNLAALVGLNILHSCFKQVHVTEVRDLVENNECIIDVRSKEDFEKGHLINAVNIPIVEIRDRLDEIPKDRPVYVHCRSGQTSYNAVMALQHLGFDNVYNVSGSFMGISYFEYFNDKVSGRKPIVTDYNFE, encoded by the coding sequence ATGTCGAAAAAGATTTTGATAATTGGTGGGGTTGCTGGTGGTGCTTCAGCTGCTACAAGAGTTAGAAGACTAGATGAAGATTGTGATATTATCATGTTTGAAAGAGGGCCACATGTTTCATTTTCAAACTGTGCATTGCCTTTTTATTTAAGTGGTATGATTGAGAATCAAGAGGATTTAGTTCTCATGCAGCCAGGAGAGTTTTACAAGAAATTCAGAATAGATGCTAGGGTTAATAGTGAAGTTATAGACATAAATAGAGAGAACAAGGAAGTAAAAGTAAGAAATGTTTTGACAGGAGAAGAATATATTGAAAAATATGATAAGCTGATTATGTCTCCAGGAGCTAATCCTATAGTTCCAGCATTTGAAGGAATGGAGGATGTGCATGTTTTCACCATTAGAAATGTAGTAGATATAGAAAAGTTAAAGGGATTTATAAAAGAAAAAGATGCCAAGGATATTACGGTAATTGGTGGGGGATTTATAGGTATTGAAGCTGCTGAAAACTTGAGATTAGCAGGTTATAATGTGACTATAGTAGAGGCTATGAATCAAATAATGAGGCCTTTTGATTATGATATGGTTCAAATACTTCATAAGGAAATATATGATCATGGTATTAATTTAGTATTGGGAGATAAAGTAGAAAGATTTGAGAAAAATACAGTGGTTTTGGAGTCTGGCAAAAAGATTGAAACTGATGCTGTAGTTATGGCTATTGGTGTTACTCCTGAAACTACTTTGGCAAAAAAAGCTGGACTTGAGATTGGAACTACTGGTGCTATCAAAGTAAATCAAAACTTTAGAACAAGCGATCCGGATATTTATGCTGTTGGAGATGCTATAGAAGTTTACAATAGACTACTTCATACTCATAGCAAACTATCATTAGCAGGGCCAGCTCAAAAGCAAGCTAGAGCAGCAGCAGACCATATTTATGGAAGACCTGTTAACAATACTGGAGTTATAGGTTCTTCTGTAATAAAGGTATTTGACTACAATGGTGCATCGACTGGATTGACAGAAGGGCTTATAAAGGCTACAAATATGCAAGTTGAATATGATTCAGTTACTATTATTCCATTTGATAAGGTAGGGATAATGCCAGATAGTGAGCCTATGCATTTTAAATTAATATTTGAAGTGCCTACAGGAAGAATTCTAGGAGCTCAAGCTATTGGAAAGGGAAATGTAGACAAGAGAATTGATGTTATAGCTACTTTGATTAAATTCAATGGTACTTTAGAAGATTTGAAAGATTTAGAGCTTTGCTATGCTCCACCTTTTGGTACTGCTAGGGATGTTGTTAATTTGGCAGCTCTTGTGGGATTAAATATATTACACAGTTGCTTTAAACAAGTTCATGTTACTGAGGTGAGAGATTTAGTTGAGAATAATGAATGTATCATAGATGTTAGAAGTAAAGAGGATTTTGAGAAGGGACATTTGATCAATGCTGTAAATATACCAATTGTTGAAATAAGAGATAGATTAGATGAGATTCCAAAAGATAGACCGGTTTATGTACATTGTAGATCTGGCCAGACAAGCTACAATGCAGTTATGGCTCTTCAACATCTAGGCTTTGACAATGTGTACAATGTTTCTGGTAGCTTCATGGGTATTTCATATTTTGAATACTTTAACGATAAGGTTTCTGGAAGAAAGCCTATAGTAACAGATTACAATTTTGAATGA
- a CDS encoding helix-turn-helix domain-containing protein — protein MAKSPHTPEFKAKVSQEYLDGLGSFPFLANKYSIGLQTIQSWVSKYKLYGILAFQNKAGNKKYTSEFKTMCVEAVLSGEGSVNDITAKYNISSRSVLSGWISRYNANIELKDYDPKGEVYMANSRRKTTIEERKEIVKYCIEHNRNYKEAASLYDVSYSQVYSWVKKYDDIGEEGLIDRRGHHKKDEELDELEKLRRENIRLKKKLEEKDMVVELLKKVKEFEGM, from the coding sequence ATGGCAAAATCACCACATACTCCTGAATTTAAAGCGAAAGTATCTCAAGAATATCTTGATGGATTAGGCTCATTCCCTTTTTTAGCTAATAAATATAGTATTGGTCTGCAAACAATACAGTCATGGGTTTCCAAGTATAAACTTTATGGCATTTTAGCTTTTCAAAATAAAGCAGGAAATAAAAAATATACTTCCGAATTTAAAACAATGTGCGTAGAAGCTGTATTATCCGGAGAAGGAAGTGTTAATGATATAACAGCAAAATATAATATTTCAAGTCGTTCTGTTTTAAGTGGTTGGATTTCAAGGTATAATGCCAATATAGAACTCAAGGATTATGATCCTAAAGGGGAGGTATATATGGCAAATTCCAGAAGAAAAACAACTATAGAAGAGCGAAAAGAAATAGTTAAATATTGTATTGAACATAATCGTAATTACAAAGAAGCAGCAAGCCTTTATGATGTTTCATACAGCCAAGTTTACTCTTGGGTTAAAAAGTATGATGATATAGGCGAAGAAGGGCTAATAGATAGACGAGGACACCATAAAAAAGATGAAGAATTAGATGAATTAGAGAAATTACGTCGAGAGAATATTAGATTAAAAAAGAAACTAGAAGAAAAAGATATGGTGGTAGAACTGCTAAAAAAAGTGAAAGAATTCGAAGGGATGTGA
- a CDS encoding sensor histidine kinase: MRRFLEKLIIVSFCLFNSYKINPHENLVVCFLISLVISLVLDLMDNKKIRTIIYFLFIIICFSNSSFILYFPLILYNVYLDFGIFTIFTFTLILMNFSIANLLLSITAVYLSTMTKKYNQILDENKTVRDELKEDTFYLEKYNKQLLVDKEKNIHIAILTERNRIARELHDSIGHAISSSILQVEALKVISTEETVIKNLDTLQNTLKNGMDDIRKSIHNLYNESLDLKNQIEKLCSEIPNIDVELVYKFDDEINYDLKFDILSVIKEALTNCAKHSNATKIKISLLNQPKFYSILIEDNGSQFDDRNKGIGLLSMKEIADKYNGFFNCRFDDGFKIHMTLMKG, translated from the coding sequence ATGAGAAGATTTTTGGAAAAATTAATTATTGTATCCTTTTGTTTATTTAACAGTTACAAAATAAATCCACATGAAAATTTAGTTGTTTGTTTTCTCATAAGCCTTGTTATTTCTTTGGTTTTAGACTTAATGGATAATAAAAAGATAAGAACTATTATCTATTTTTTATTTATAATAATATGCTTTTCCAATAGCTCATTTATTCTTTATTTTCCATTGATATTGTACAATGTTTATTTAGATTTTGGGATATTCACTATATTTACATTTACTTTAATATTAATGAACTTTTCTATAGCAAATTTATTATTGTCTATCACAGCAGTTTATCTCTCAACTATGACAAAAAAATATAATCAAATTCTAGATGAAAACAAAACCGTACGAGATGAATTAAAAGAAGATACCTTTTATTTGGAAAAATACAATAAGCAACTCCTAGTAGACAAAGAAAAAAACATACATATTGCAATACTCACTGAAAGAAACAGAATCGCAAGAGAACTTCACGATTCTATTGGACATGCAATAAGTAGTAGTATATTACAAGTAGAAGCATTGAAAGTGATTTCAACCGAAGAAACTGTTATAAAAAACTTAGACACCCTTCAGAATACCTTAAAAAATGGAATGGATGACATCAGAAAAAGCATCCACAATCTATACAACGAATCTCTAGACTTGAAAAATCAAATAGAAAAGCTCTGTAGTGAAATACCTAATATTGATGTTGAACTAGTATATAAATTTGACGATGAAATTAATTATGATTTAAAATTTGACATATTATCCGTTATTAAGGAGGCCCTCACCAATTGTGCCAAACATTCTAATGCTACAAAGATAAAAATAAGCTTATTAAACCAACCAAAATTTTATTCTATATTAATAGAAGATAACGGAAGTCAATTTGATGATAGAAATAAAGGCATAGGTCTTCTTTCCATGAAAGAAATAGCCGATAAATATAATGGGTTTTTCAATTGTAGATTTGATGATGGATTTAAAATACATATGACTTTAATGAAAGGATAG
- a CDS encoding ABC transporter permease encodes MTVFNYFIKIALRNKGVIISYTIIFFILSIINGSGTVERETNFIESRLNIGIIDNCNSELSNSLKNYLGKKNNIIDTMADEEYIKEQIFLEVADAVIIIPEDFDEKVINKENSIQMYNDDRKVESLQIQNQVNKFLNFANATYENGEFNLVDVASALDEKAEVELVESNNESSNDGVANWFKYYFNFTSYIIMAIYIAVIGLVMTDFKDENIQSRTKISSKKFLQFNKEMYLGQLMVAIMITTIFILGSIVLKGKYIGEVNFGKYVLNTVVFSFSALCLTFLINNVTKNKFVINALSTVLSLGTSFISGVMVPQQYLSEKVLTIAKFFPTYYFVRINEMTVNSFSDMGFDIFMQLLFAVVFLLMGLYFSKTAQKA; translated from the coding sequence ATGACAGTATTTAATTATTTTATAAAAATAGCATTGAGAAATAAGGGGGTTATCATTTCTTATACAATAATATTTTTTATTCTTTCAATAATAAATGGTTCAGGTACTGTTGAAAGGGAAACTAATTTCATTGAAAGTAGATTAAATATAGGAATAATTGATAATTGCAATAGTGAACTGTCAAATAGTTTAAAGAATTATTTAGGGAAAAAGAATAATATAATTGACACTATGGCAGATGAAGAATATATTAAAGAACAGATATTTTTAGAAGTAGCGGATGCAGTGATAATAATTCCAGAGGATTTTGATGAAAAGGTAATCAATAAGGAAAATTCTATACAAATGTACAATGATGATAGGAAGGTAGAATCATTGCAAATTCAAAATCAGGTGAATAAATTTCTAAATTTTGCCAATGCTACTTATGAAAATGGAGAATTTAACTTAGTGGATGTAGCTTCTGCATTAGATGAAAAGGCAGAAGTAGAATTGGTAGAATCTAACAATGAAAGCAGTAACGATGGTGTAGCTAATTGGTTTAAGTATTATTTTAACTTTACTTCGTATATAATTATGGCAATTTATATTGCAGTAATAGGTTTGGTAATGACTGATTTTAAAGATGAAAATATCCAAAGTAGAACAAAGATATCTTCAAAAAAATTTCTACAGTTTAATAAAGAAATGTATTTAGGCCAGCTAATGGTAGCAATTATGATTACAACAATATTTATTTTGGGAAGTATTGTACTTAAGGGAAAATATATTGGAGAAGTGAACTTTGGTAAATATGTATTAAATACAGTAGTTTTCTCATTTTCAGCTCTATGTCTTACATTCTTAATCAATAATGTTACAAAGAATAAATTTGTTATAAATGCATTATCCACTGTACTGTCTCTAGGGACTTCATTTATATCAGGGGTAATGGTACCTCAACAGTATTTATCAGAAAAGGTTTTGACAATAGCGAAGTTCTTCCCAACATATTATTTTGTGAGAATAAATGAAATGACAGTTAATTCTTTTTCGGATATGGGATTTGATATCTTTATGCAACT
- a CDS encoding ABC transporter ATP-binding protein yields MVIKVNNLVKRYKELIALDHFNMEVKEGEILGLLGPNGCGKTTAINCILSLLSFDKGQIEVFGEKMTPNAYNIKREIGLVPQEVSVFNNLNVKENIDYFCGLYIDDKKVRKQYVEEAIEFVGLKDYVKFYPKKLSGGLKRRLNIACGIVHKPKLIFLDEPTVAVDAQSRNFILNGIKKLNEEGSTIIYTTHYLEEAEMLCNRIIIMDKGRSLVSGTIEELKSMITTSEKIVVGFLDIQDEIVEKMKSIPHVIDVEREGEDYIIKFENGINNLANLLDFIKANNLTYTKLHSQLPSLNDVFLELTGKELRD; encoded by the coding sequence ATGGTTATAAAGGTAAATAATTTAGTGAAAAGATATAAAGAATTAATAGCTCTTGACCATTTTAATATGGAGGTTAAGGAAGGGGAAATTTTAGGGCTTTTAGGGCCTAATGGCTGTGGGAAAACTACAGCTATAAACTGTATACTATCGCTATTAAGTTTTGACAAAGGGCAGATAGAAGTATTTGGAGAGAAAATGACTCCCAATGCCTATAATATTAAAAGAGAGATAGGCCTTGTACCTCAGGAAGTTTCTGTTTTTAACAATTTAAATGTAAAAGAAAATATAGATTATTTTTGTGGATTGTATATAGATGATAAAAAAGTAAGAAAACAATATGTAGAAGAGGCTATTGAATTTGTAGGTTTAAAGGATTATGTAAAGTTTTATCCTAAGAAACTTAGTGGAGGTTTAAAAAGAAGATTAAATATTGCTTGTGGAATAGTTCATAAGCCTAAGCTTATTTTTCTAGATGAGCCTACAGTTGCAGTAGATGCTCAAAGTAGAAATTTCATATTAAATGGGATAAAAAAGTTAAATGAAGAAGGAAGTACCATTATATATACTACTCATTATTTAGAGGAAGCAGAAATGTTATGTAATAGGATTATCATCATGGATAAGGGTAGAAGCTTAGTTTCTGGGACAATTGAAGAATTAAAGTCCATGATAACCACATCTGAAAAGATAGTAGTTGGGTTTTTAGATATTCAAGATGAAATTGTTGAGAAGATGAAGAGTATACCTCATGTCATTGATGTAGAGAGAGAAGGAGAAGATTATATAATTAAGTTTGAAAACGGAATTAACAACTTAGCTAATCTTTTAGATTTTATAAAGGCTAACAATTTAACCTATACAAAGCTTCACAGTCAATTACCTTCATTAAATGATGTGTTTTTGGAGTTAACAGGAAAGGAGCTTAGGGATTAG
- a CDS encoding MATE family efflux transporter: protein MKKLFKDKKFFLEILTLVIPITLQNLISSSLNMVDNLMIGKLGENSIAAVGLVNQYFFIFMLCLSGINAGAGIFISQFWGKKDISNIRKMFGLDIVLSTIAAIIFSIFGFIFPGVIMNIFTKDAVVIELGVKYLRVISITFIITGLTQGYSTLLRCIGQAKPPMFGSLIGVLTNAFLNWILIFGNFGFPAMGVVGAAIATSIARTVEMVYVISSAHKNNKDILSNIKEIMGFNYEFVKVYFGTSSSVIINELLWSLGLTAYSIIYAKIGISAVASMQIATTINNMFMVLCIGIATAAAIMVGNKIGAGQEDLAVEYATRLGIITPMIGIVTGTALWFTAPLITKPFNINEETLRLTITVLKIMAVFAPLRFFNVLMIVGVFRGGGDTAYSMWVQLGTVWCFAIPAGYIAAVCFKLPLDKVFFIICLEEVIKVGFEAKRLRSKKWIGNVVEDLR, encoded by the coding sequence ATGAAAAAGTTGTTTAAAGACAAGAAGTTTTTTCTTGAGATTCTTACATTGGTTATACCTATAACATTACAAAACTTGATTAGTTCATCATTAAATATGGTGGACAATTTAATGATAGGAAAACTTGGAGAAAACTCTATTGCAGCAGTTGGCCTAGTAAATCAATACTTTTTCATATTCATGTTATGTTTATCTGGGATTAATGCTGGTGCGGGTATATTTATATCCCAATTTTGGGGCAAAAAAGATATTTCAAATATACGAAAGATGTTTGGACTAGACATTGTACTTAGCACTATAGCAGCAATAATATTTTCTATTTTTGGATTTATATTTCCCGGAGTTATCATGAATATTTTCACTAAAGACGCTGTTGTTATAGAATTGGGGGTTAAATATCTAAGAGTAATTTCTATAACTTTTATAATAACAGGTTTAACACAAGGGTATTCCACACTTTTAAGATGCATAGGACAAGCAAAACCACCTATGTTTGGTAGTCTTATAGGCGTGTTAACCAATGCTTTTCTAAATTGGATACTTATATTTGGAAACTTTGGATTTCCTGCTATGGGAGTAGTAGGTGCTGCAATAGCTACAAGTATAGCAAGAACTGTTGAAATGGTTTATGTAATCTCTTCAGCACATAAAAACAACAAAGATATATTAAGTAATATAAAGGAAATAATGGGCTTTAACTATGAATTTGTGAAGGTTTATTTTGGAACATCTTCATCAGTAATCATAAATGAATTACTATGGTCATTAGGGTTAACAGCATATTCAATTATATATGCCAAAATTGGCATAAGTGCAGTAGCTAGTATGCAGATAGCAACCACTATAAACAATATGTTTATGGTTTTGTGTATAGGTATTGCCACTGCGGCTGCTATTATGGTTGGAAACAAGATAGGTGCAGGACAAGAAGATTTAGCAGTTGAATATGCAACTAGATTGGGAATAATAACTCCAATGATAGGGATAGTAACAGGTACAGCACTATGGTTTACAGCCCCTTTGATTACAAAACCATTTAATATAAATGAAGAAACTTTAAGACTAACAATCACTGTTTTAAAAATCATGGCAGTATTCGCTCCATTAAGGTTTTTCAATGTGCTTATGATTGTAGGGGTATTTAGAGGTGGAGGAGATACAGCTTATTCTATGTGGGTACAACTGGGAACAGTTTGGTGTTTTGCTATTCCTGCAGGTTATATAGCAGCTGTTTGTTTTAAATTGCCACTAGATAAGGTATTTTTTATAATTTGTTTAGAAGAAGTAATCAAGGTAGGCTTTGAAGCAAAAAGGCTTCGTTCAAAAAAATGGATTGGCAATGTTGTTGAAGACTTAAGGTGA
- a CDS encoding IS3 family transposase, which yields MRLGKQRNENKYLAIKYFYETKIWSINWMCKVLNISRASYYKWLHREVPQQELENIELARLIKEYDERFNHILGYRRMTSWINHFNQTNYSKKRVHRIMQKLGIHSVIRKKKNKYISVKPETIAENILQRDFYATEPNQKWVTDITEFKVPREKKKIYLSAILDLYDRYPVAYVLSSRNDNKLVFKTFDKAIKDNPLAKPIFHSDRGFQYTSKVFQRKLKEQEMKQSMSRVGHCIDNGPVEGFWGIIKSEMYQMYEITDEESLRYAINDYMRFYSEERLQDRFNCKTPLEVRTEALSIKTPIEYPISANKRIEKYKEKWTA from the coding sequence GTGAGGCTTGGCAAACAACGTAACGAAAATAAGTATCTAGCAATAAAATACTTTTATGAAACAAAAATATGGAGTATTAATTGGATGTGTAAAGTACTTAACATATCAAGAGCATCATACTACAAATGGCTCCACAGAGAAGTACCTCAACAAGAATTAGAAAATATTGAATTAGCAAGATTAATAAAAGAATATGATGAAAGATTTAATCATATTTTAGGATATCGTAGAATGACATCTTGGATTAACCATTTCAATCAAACTAATTACAGTAAAAAAAGAGTCCATAGGATTATGCAAAAATTAGGTATTCACTCAGTAATCCGAAAAAAGAAGAATAAATACATTTCAGTTAAGCCGGAAACAATAGCAGAGAACATATTACAAAGAGACTTTTATGCAACAGAACCAAATCAAAAATGGGTAACAGACATTACAGAATTTAAAGTACCAAGAGAAAAGAAAAAGATTTACTTAAGCGCCATACTTGATTTGTATGATAGGTATCCAGTAGCCTATGTATTAAGTAGTAGAAACGATAACAAATTAGTATTTAAGACCTTTGATAAAGCAATAAAAGATAATCCATTAGCAAAACCAATCTTCCATAGCGATAGAGGATTTCAATACACAAGTAAAGTATTTCAAAGAAAACTGAAAGAACAAGAAATGAAACAGTCAATGTCAAGAGTAGGACACTGTATTGATAATGGACCGGTAGAAGGATTCTGGGGAATAATTAAATCAGAAATGTATCAAATGTATGAAATTACAGATGAAGAGTCCCTAAGATATGCAATTAATGATTACATGCGTTTTTACTCAGAGGAAAGATTACAAGACAGATTTAACTGTAAAACGCCATTAGAAGTTAGGACAGAAGCTTTATCAATTAAAACTCCTATAGAATACCCTATATCTGCGAATAAGAGAATAGAGAAGTACAAAGAAAAATGGACAGCATAA
- a CDS encoding ABC transporter permease yields MKNIFRNCIYQGKNLFRDAGFSFWSLIYPLIMAVFFYISINGVLNMELENVNVGIDSENPISYILEEIEFLNVHKIPEDEVLTKLEDRQIDAFIDDDLNIKVNDSGINQTIIKEVVEQIRQMKKLNRSFDKYDFSVDYILGRNQKANPLVIMFYSLIAMVSAYGVFAGIETVTLIQANLSNLGSRINITPLKKYKFLLSGVIVALLLNLFANGLLLIFIKYVLKINLFKEIKYSAILILIGNLFGVALGVFIGSCNKKKDSVKTIMAISIILFCSFLSGMMNPQIKVMIDEKAPILAKLNPISIITNNLYRINLLESTKSVGEGILILSIESIVLIFASYIFLRGKNYDSI; encoded by the coding sequence ATGAAAAATATATTTAGAAATTGTATATACCAAGGAAAGAACTTATTTAGAGATGCTGGTTTTTCCTTTTGGAGTTTGATATATCCCTTAATAATGGCAGTTTTTTTCTATATATCTATTAATGGAGTTTTGAATATGGAACTTGAAAATGTAAATGTGGGAATAGATAGTGAAAATCCTATTAGTTATATATTAGAGGAAATTGAGTTTTTAAATGTTCATAAAATCCCTGAAGATGAGGTTTTAACAAAGCTAGAGGATAGACAAATAGATGCTTTTATAGATGATGATTTAAATATAAAAGTTAATGATTCAGGGATAAATCAAACTATTATTAAAGAAGTAGTAGAACAAATAAGGCAAATGAAAAAGCTAAATAGATCATTTGATAAATATGATTTTTCAGTAGATTATATTTTAGGTAGAAATCAAAAGGCCAATCCATTAGTTATTATGTTTTATTCTCTAATTGCAATGGTTTCAGCGTATGGAGTTTTTGCTGGTATTGAAACTGTTACTTTAATTCAAGCAAATTTATCTAATTTAGGTTCAAGGATTAATATTACTCCATTAAAAAAATATAAATTTCTATTATCTGGGGTTATAGTTGCATTATTACTAAATTTGTTTGCAAATGGATTACTACTTATTTTTATAAAATATGTTTTGAAGATTAACTTATTCAAAGAAATTAAATACAGTGCAATTCTCATATTAATAGGAAATCTATTTGGAGTAGCCTTGGGGGTATTCATAGGTAGTTGTAACAAAAAGAAGGATAGTGTAAAAACCATTATGGCTATATCAATTATATTGTTTTGCTCATTTCTATCAGGAATGATGAACCCTCAGATTAAAGTTATGATTGATGAAAAGGCACCTATTTTAGCTAAACTAAATCCAATTTCTATAATCACCAATAATCTATATAGGATAAATTTATTGGAAAGTACTAAAAGTGTTGGAGAGGGAATATTGATCCTATCTATTGAATCAATAGTTTTAATATTTGCATCCTATATATTTTTAAGGGGGAAAAATTATGACAGTATTTAA
- a CDS encoding response regulator transcription factor, with translation MNIIIVDDDPLVVESLKIIINANGIDILAVGYDGFQAVELYTKYKPDLILMDIRMEKMSGIEATKEILKIDPQAKILLITTFQDDEYIATALSLGCKGYILKQNIKGIIPAINAVHSGNLVFDSKIVSNIKKYKEKDVEIDLSDREFDILLLVADGLNNKEIAEKLYLSEGTVRNYISNMLEKLSLRDRTQLAIYYYKMKYGIEK, from the coding sequence ATGAATATTATTATTGTAGATGATGATCCACTAGTAGTGGAATCTCTAAAGATTATTATAAACGCCAATGGAATAGATATATTAGCAGTTGGCTATGATGGTTTTCAGGCTGTTGAACTTTATACTAAATATAAACCTGATCTAATCCTAATGGATATACGAATGGAAAAGATGAGTGGAATAGAGGCAACCAAAGAAATTTTGAAAATAGATCCTCAAGCTAAGATACTGTTGATCACAACTTTCCAAGATGATGAATATATTGCAACAGCCCTCTCTTTAGGCTGTAAAGGCTATATTTTGAAACAAAATATCAAAGGCATTATTCCTGCAATAAATGCAGTTCACTCTGGGAATTTAGTTTTTGATTCAAAAATTGTATCGAATATTAAAAAATACAAAGAAAAAGATGTTGAAATAGATTTGTCTGATAGAGAATTTGATATATTACTTCTAGTAGCAGATGGCTTAAATAATAAGGAAATTGCAGAAAAACTTTATTTAAGCGAAGGAACTGTTAGAAACTATATCTCAAATATGCTTGAAAAACTGTCCCTAAGAGACAGAACTCAGCTTGCAATCTACTATTATAAAATGAAATACGGAATAGAAAAATAG